The DNA window GGTGGTGCCACGCGCGAACGTGACAGTCTCCATCTCGTTGATCAGAGTGTCGACTGCCTCGGCGTCGACACCCTGAAAGATGCCGGCCTTGGCTAGCGTGTCCTGAATGCCTTCCATAGATCCTCCTCGAATACGGCGGTGAGGCCCTCGCCCTCGTGGTTTGAGTCACCAAAGTCTGTTTTTTAGGGCGTGGTCACAACTTCACAAGGCAGACTCTACCAGTCGCGGCCACACGCGGGGGCAAAAGGGAAGACTTTTTGGACCGCGGGCGACGGGGACGCCGATTTTCTGCTACTCGCTGGGGGCTTCCGGGTTTACCGCGACGGCTTCGAGGCGTTCCATGCCCATGGTGAACATGCCAAGGGCGAGCGGCAGGGCTGCGACGAGGATTACGGTCATAAGGCCATCGTACGTGTGCGATAGCATGGCGTGCATGTCACACACCCCTGCACCTGAGCCTCGCACGCCCCTGCCCACCCCGCAGCGGCGGCGTCGGCCGGGCACACACCCGGCGGCGAAGGGGACAGAAACGCCGCTGGGGCGGAAGCGCCGCGCGCGCCGGATCAACCGCACCCTCGCGCTGACGTTCCCGGACGCCCGCGCGGAGCTGGATTTTTCCAACCCGCTGGAGCTGCTCGTGGCGACGGTGCTCTCCGCGCAGACCACCGACGTGCGCGTCAACCAGGTCACCCCGGCGCTGTTTGCGGCCTACCCGACCGCCGCGGACTACGCCACGGCCGACGTGGTCGAGGTGGAGGAACTCATCCGCCCGACCGGCTTCTACCGTGCAAAAGCGGCCAACCTGGTCAACCTGGGAAAGAAGCTGGTCACCGACTTCGGCGGTGAGGTGCCAGAGGCGCTCGAGGATTTGGTCAGCCTGCCCGGAGTGGGGCGCAAGACCGCGCACGTGGTGCGCGGCAACGCCTTTGGCAAGCCGGGGCTGACCGTGGATACGCACTTCCAGCGGTTGGTTGGTCGGCTGAAGCTCAGCGAGCAGCAGAACCCGGTCAAGATCGAACGGGAGATCGCCGAGCTGATCGAAGCCAAGGAATGGACCATGTTTTCGCACCGGCTGATCTTCCACGGCCGGCGCATCTGCCACGCGCGCACGCCCGCGTGCGGGGCGTGCCCCATTGCCTTCGACTGCCCCTCCTTCGGCGCGGGTCCGACCGACCCGGGGGAGGCCGAGGCGCGCGTGACCGGCCTGGAGCGTGAGCACATCCTTGCGCTTGTGCACGGGGAGGAGGCGTAATCCTTGAAGAAGACGGTGTGGGCCAGCGTGATCGGCGCGATTGTGGTGGCGTGCGCGCTTGTCGCCGGTGCCCTGTTCCTGCTGCGCCCGGCGGAGACGGGGGAGGTGGACGGCGGGGAGGACGTGGCGTCGAGAAGCGAAGAAGCGCCCGTTGCCGAGCGACCCGATTGCGTGGCGGGCGGCGTGGGCGGGGTGGAGCTGCCTTGCCTCGGCGGCGCGGAGGTGCCCGGCGAGCACAAGCCCGTGACTGTGGTCAACGTGTGGGCCTGGTGGTGCGAGCCGTGCCGGGCGGAACTACCCGTGCTGGAGCGCTACGCGGACAACCACCCCGACTACGACGTGGTGGGCGTGCACGCGGATGCGAACGCGGCCAATGGCGCGGCCTTCCTCAACGATATCGGCGTGGAGCTGTCCAGCTACCAGGACGATTCGAACGCGTTCGCCGGCACGCTTGGCCTGCCCGGGGTCGTGCCGATCACGGTGGTTTTCCGCGACGGGCAGAAAATCGGGGCGCTGGCGAAGGCCTTCGAGACGGAAGAGGAGCTAGCGCGCGCCGTCGAGGAGGTGCTCGCGGGCAATGCTTAACGACGTCGCGCTCCAGCCCGAGCACGCACCACAGTGGCTCACACCGCTGGTGGAAAAACTCCAGCACGACACACACCGCTCGCGGGCCCGCCGCCTGCTGGGCGAGCGCGTGCCGCAGGGGGCGCCGGAGGGGGACGACGAAGCCGCAGTGCTCATCCTTTTTACCGGTGATGCGGACGCAGCCACCGTGCCGGATGACGCGCACGTGCTGATCACGCACCGCACACCAAGGATGCGCAGCCACTCCGGTCAGATGGCCTTCCCCGGCGGGCACATCGACGCCGGAGATCGCGGGCCGGTAGACGCCGCGCTGCGCGAGGCCTGGGAGGAAACCGGCCTGGACCGCAGCCGTGTGGTGCCCCTGGCCACGCTGTCCACGGTGACCACCGGCGGAAGCGGGCGGCGCGTCCGCCCCGTCGTTGCGTACGCCGCGCGCCCCGGCGAGACGTACGTGGCGAGCCCCTTTGAAACCGACGACGTGTTCTTCATGGCGGTGCACGACCTTGTCGACCCAGTCAACCGCCTGCAGGTGGGCCGCGGCCGCTACGCCGGGCCCGCGTTCCGCACCGGCTGCTACGTGGTGTGGGGCTTTACCGCGGCGCTGCTCTCCGTGCTGCTGGAGCAGGCGGGCTGGGCGCGTGCCTGGGATCGCACGGTCCACGACCTGGATGCGGTGCTTGCGCGTTCCTGTAATGGTGAGCCGCGGTATGCGCGCTAGACTGCAACGAGCTATGCGGCCCCTTTCGTGGGCGTAGTCGGGATGGAGAAGGAGCACGCAGCAGGTGACAGGACACGCGATCGTCGACGTGGTGGCTGTGGTACTCATCCTCGCCGCGGTGATCAGCGGCTGGCGGCAGGGCCTGATCGCGGCGATCTTTACGGCGCTCGGCAGCGTGGCTGGGCTCGTCGCGGGCTACTTCGCCGCGCTGCTGGCGGTCAACTACGTCGACGGCCAGGGCATGCGGACCATCGTGTTTTTGTCAGTGGTCGTGGTGTTTGTGGGCCTGGGCAACCTCGCGGGCTCCTACGCCGGTGACACGCTGCGCCCGTCAGCGCGCTGGCTGCCCGCGCGGGTGCTGGATTCGGTCGCGGGCGCCGCGCTGCAGGCGATCGCGACGGCGCTCGCCCTGTGGATCGTTACGGTCCCCCTGATCAGCGGCCTGCCCGAGCAGCCGAGTGAAGCACTGCGCCAGTCGCGCGTGCTTTCGCTTATCGACGCCACCATCCCCGAATCTTTCGTCCAACTCCCCGCAAAAATGTCCTCCCTGCTGCACGAGACGGGCATGCCACCGCTGGTCTCCCCGTTCCGGACAGACGCGGCGAACGAGGTCGACGCCCCGAACCCGGACGCGGTCACCCCGGAGCTGGTCGAAGCCAGTCGCCCGAGCGTGGTGCACGTGGTGGGCGACTCGCAGACCTGCCACCATCGGCTCATGGGCAGCGGCTTCGTTATCGCCGAAGACTACGTACTGACCAACGCGCACGTGGTGGCGGGCACACAGTCGGTGTCGCTGGACACCGTCGTTGGGGTCAAACCCGCAGACGTGGTGTTCTACGACCCTGAGGTTGACATCGCCGTCCTCCACGCCACTTCGCTGGGGCTTCCCGAACTGCAGTGGGCCGAGCGCGAGCTGCGCCACGGCAGCGACGCAGTGGTGATGGGCTTCCCGGACTCCGGCCCCTTCGCCGCCACCGCCGCTCGTGTACGCAACAAGCTGGAGATCAGCGGGCCCGACATCTACACCACCGGCCGCATCGAGCGGAGCGCTTACACCATCCGCGGCGACGTCCGCCAAGGCAACTCCGGTGGGCCGCTTCTGGACACGGAAGGCCAGGTCGCCGGCATGATCTTCGGCACCGCGACCGACGTCGATGAGACCGGCTACGCCCTGACCGGCGCGCAGGTCCGCGAGCGGGTCGGTGAGGTGGAGAAACTGGCGACGCCCGTGGACACCCGCTCCTGCGTGGTGGGGTAACGCTGGTTTTTTGGGGGGTCTGGTTGGGGCGTCTAAACGGAGCTAGCTCCATTTGGGTGCGGCGCGTGTGGAAAACGCCTGGTCGTGAGAATCTGGAACTGCTAAATGGAGCTAGCTCCATTTGGATGTGGTCCGACCAGCGCGAGCGCCTAGGCGTCCAGGCGCTGGCCGACGGCGGCCACGAACGCCTGCGGGGCAACTACGTGCTCCAGCGGTCCGAGATCGAGGGACTCGGCGTGGGCGTCCCCGCCGCGCCCGCGGAGGCGGTGCGTGGCCATGATGTGGGGTAGCGCGTTGTCGATGCGGCGTGCACGCAGCCGCAGCGCGAGCGCCTCTTCTGCGTCTGCGGTGGTTTGATCTGTCGCGGCTAGAGCGCGTGCGAAACTGCTTCGCCACGCACGGTCGAGCACGTCGTGGCCTCGCGGTAGCCGCTGCAGTACACGGGCGGGCGCGTGGCGCAGCAGCAACGGTAGCGGGGGCTCGGCGGGCAACGTGAGGATGCCGCGGACGAGCTGCGGGGCGGCTTCCGCGAGTGCGGAGGCGATGACCACGCCGGTGTCTGCGGCAATGATCGTGGCCTCGGTGTGGCCGAGTGTGGCGATCGCGCCTTTGAGGTCGCCGCGGAGCAGGTGGAGCGTGTCGCCGCTGCGCGGGGCGGGCTTGTCGGACAGGCCAAAGCCCCGCTGGTCCAGTGCGGCTACGTGGTAGCCCAGGCTGGCGAGCGGGGCGATAGCGTGGCGGAAGTCGAACCAGCCGCCGTAGGCTCCGTGGAGGAGCAGGATCAGCGGGTTGGTAGGTTCGCCCGCGACCGCGGCGTGCAGGCGCACGCCGCGGGTGTGCAGCATCCGGTGCCGAAAATCCCCCGGTAGGT is part of the Corynebacterium imitans genome and encodes:
- the nth gene encoding endonuclease III, encoding MSHTPAPEPRTPLPTPQRRRRPGTHPAAKGTETPLGRKRRARRINRTLALTFPDARAELDFSNPLELLVATVLSAQTTDVRVNQVTPALFAAYPTAADYATADVVEVEELIRPTGFYRAKAANLVNLGKKLVTDFGGEVPEALEDLVSLPGVGRKTAHVVRGNAFGKPGLTVDTHFQRLVGRLKLSEQQNPVKIEREIAELIEAKEWTMFSHRLIFHGRRICHARTPACGACPIAFDCPSFGAGPTDPGEAEARVTGLEREHILALVHGEEA
- a CDS encoding TlpA family protein disulfide reductase, with amino-acid sequence MKKTVWASVIGAIVVACALVAGALFLLRPAETGEVDGGEDVASRSEEAPVAERPDCVAGGVGGVELPCLGGAEVPGEHKPVTVVNVWAWWCEPCRAELPVLERYADNHPDYDVVGVHADANAANGAAFLNDIGVELSSYQDDSNAFAGTLGLPGVVPITVVFRDGQKIGALAKAFETEEELARAVEEVLAGNA
- a CDS encoding NUDIX hydrolase, producing MLNDVALQPEHAPQWLTPLVEKLQHDTHRSRARRLLGERVPQGAPEGDDEAAVLILFTGDADAATVPDDAHVLITHRTPRMRSHSGQMAFPGGHIDAGDRGPVDAALREAWEETGLDRSRVVPLATLSTVTTGGSGRRVRPVVAYAARPGETYVASPFETDDVFFMAVHDLVDPVNRLQVGRGRYAGPAFRTGCYVVWGFTAALLSVLLEQAGWARAWDRTVHDLDAVLARSCNGEPRYAR
- a CDS encoding MarP family serine protease, with product MTGHAIVDVVAVVLILAAVISGWRQGLIAAIFTALGSVAGLVAGYFAALLAVNYVDGQGMRTIVFLSVVVVFVGLGNLAGSYAGDTLRPSARWLPARVLDSVAGAALQAIATALALWIVTVPLISGLPEQPSEALRQSRVLSLIDATIPESFVQLPAKMSSLLHETGMPPLVSPFRTDAANEVDAPNPDAVTPELVEASRPSVVHVVGDSQTCHHRLMGSGFVIAEDYVLTNAHVVAGTQSVSLDTVVGVKPADVVFYDPEVDIAVLHATSLGLPELQWAERELRHGSDAVVMGFPDSGPFAATAARVRNKLEISGPDIYTTGRIERSAYTIRGDVRQGNSGGPLLDTEGQVAGMIFGTATDVDETGYALTGAQVRERVGEVEKLATPVDTRSCVVG
- a CDS encoding alpha/beta fold hydrolase translates to MLHTRGVRLHAAVAGEPTNPLILLLHGAYGGWFDFRHAIAPLASLGYHVAALDQRGFGLSDKPAPRSGDTLHLLRGDLKGAIATLGHTEATIIAADTGVVIASALAEAAPQLVRGILTLPAEPPLPLLLRHAPARVLQRLPRGHDVLDRAWRSSFARALAATDQTTADAEEALALRLRARRIDNALPHIMATHRLRGRGGDAHAESLDLGPLEHVVAPQAFVAAVGQRLDA